In Channa argus isolate prfri chromosome 15, Channa argus male v1.0, whole genome shotgun sequence, the DNA window ATCTACAAAAGGCAAAAATATAAAGGGACAATTTTGCATGCAATTACTACAGTAATATTTTGTTAGCCGCACAAATATTCTGTCCATCTTCAGAGCATTGAAAGCCCTGCTAAGAATACACATGAGAAAATAGTCTATGATTGCACGGAGTTTTAAGCCCGCACTGGCATTCCTATAGAGAATTCTTGCAGTATGGATTAGAATGCTCATCTCAGCGTCATCGAGACGTGCCTGTTTGcacatttctcatttaaatgcaaaaccgaacagaaacaaacaagtgAGAAAATACCTTTGCTCCGATCTGGTTTCCGCACTGACCGGCTTGCAAATGCACAATTTCGCGCATTTTGGATATCTAGATAGGAGGACGGTCGAGTAGGAGATGGGAATCTGAGCGGCAGGGATTCACGGTAAGACGGCTCCTGCAGACGACTGTCGGGGATTTGTTGCACCGCCTCTGCGAGCTTCTACTGGGCTTAATCGGTGGTGCAATTTGACGTCATCGCCATGGTAACCAAAGAccggaggagagagggaggaaccAAGATCCGTGGAAATGGAGGATAGGATGCGAGAAGCTGCATCACTCATCAATACGATTCGTATTATTCTCACGGACTGCACCCCCTTCTCCAACTCacaaactcactcacacacacacacacacacacacacacacacacacacacacacacacacacacacacacacacacacacacacacacactcacacacaaaccaaaaataaatgactaaGGCATAGCTTCACAGTTTACCACCAAGGTCACTTTTGTGCAGTTGAAACACTTTTGTAGTTACAGTGCCCATTCAGTTCATAATACTCACGTTAATCATACAGTCCTCCTGACTTGAAAGGACAAGGACAATAAAATTATGTGTAACAGCTTAACTTTGAGGAAACTTGGCTCAGAACAGTATCAATTAGGCATTTTCGTGTGTAAGGCCTGCATGTTGAATCCAAAACAATCCAGGATCTGTAGTTTCCAGGATGTGTAGTCCTGTATGGCCAATATAGTCTTCAGGCTTTAATTGTCTGCCTGTCTTCACTGGTTGGCCCACTCCTTCTGAATAAAGTGCTTTACTTAATATTTCACTATACCTTTCATTACAGTTGCATTATAAATCTGCAATCTGACAAATAGCAAAACAATGACATGCACATTTGGCCTGCTGcagaatacaaaacaaaacacaacaagcgATGACAGATGTATGGCCAATAGGTCCATCAtacatgttttcacatttagaaTCAAagtattattttcaaaatgtttcaccTGGAAAAACAAGCTACAATTACGTGATATAATGCAATGGCTCTTCTCCCCTGAAGTACCAAAAATAGTGTTCATCTATTTTTGGCTGCTATCTACTTAAGATTCCCACTTTCATAGCTTGCAGTATATCGGtgaagaaaattaaaagctgctgctgcctccttactcacaaaaagttagggatattcgactTTCGAGTGAAATTTCAGcgtgcacctaaaatgcactatacaTTTataggtgaacttaatttgatcGACCAATAAATGTTCTGGTTTAAAGACAATTtctatttaaacagtcctcttcattaTGCTATCAGCATTTTGACACGATGAGACCAAGACAACACCTAACAAATGACAAGTTGCTGAGAAATTGACCTTTTTTTCTTGTGGTATACCCCCCACTGTTAGTTAGTTTTTGTTCccttaaattgtttaaaatgaagaaattaccattgcatgcttctacttaaatccCCTACTTTTATGATATAACATCACTGTAGCataaactttttacattttccatgaatttcacccaaaagtaTATCCTTAAtgttttgtgagtagtgtatttCTCTCCATTGTCATATTATGTGTCAATCACCAGGGCACATATTAGGCACATGCGATCAATAACTATACTGTCTTAagcacattaaatgtttttaaatcgtatgttttaatttgtgtctCGTATTACTGTCAGTGAAAGAATATTTATGGTTTCTTTGAGCTACTTTAGCCAGTCACTATTCCCTGCTAAAATATTACAACAGAACGTTTCGGGAGCAATGACTTGTTAAATTTAAGTATGTGTGAAATTAgttgcaatgttttgtttatacCTTATCACCCCTGGGGCGAATGGTCAGTCGCTAAGTGAGTTGCACCACCGGTAAAAGAACTGCGTAGTGTGCAGCCTCTGCTGTTAACAGGAATGTCAGCACCAAAACATTCACATGGACATCCTGAATGAATACATTCCAAACTTGCAACAAGTTACCAACCAGTTTTAAGCTCTCCGCTAACTGGCCAATAGgactttatttcctgttttccagCCCTGTTACACAGAATGTTTCTCTACACTGCTACGTGATTTAAGTTATTCATGCACAGGAAACCTGCCTTTAGCATTTGCTTGCTATGTCAGGAACAATAGATAGGCAGTTATTACACTCTGAAACAGTTATCCTTATTGTGTTGCTCTCAACAAACGAACCGTTAAGGACTTAAATCTGAGGACGTGAATATATTTTGAAgtgtggatttctttttttggacaAGAAAACCAAAGGATCATGTCACTCCCAGAGGATGATCTTACATGTCCAGTGTGCTGTGACATTTTTACTGACCCTGTGTTGCTGTCATGTACCCACAGCTTCTGTAGGAGTTGTCTGAAACGTTGTTGGGACACAGGGTTACGTGACTGTCCAGTATGCAGGAAAAGAGCCTCCAAGTCCAGTCCTCTCTCCAACCTGGCTCTAAAAAATCTCTGTGAGGCTCTTTTGCAAGTCAGGAGGCAGAGTTCAGTGGTGGCTGAGGAAAGGATGAACTGTGATTTACATGGTGAGAAATTAAAACTCTTCTGCCAGGTTGACAAACAACCCATCTGTGTGGTGTGTCAGTGCTCCAAACTGCATAAAACCCATGCCTGCTCAGAAATAGAAGAGGCAGCGCTAGACTGCAAGGTAAGAAACACTCCAATTACATGCGTTAAACTCACTATACACACTCTGCTTTTGTAGTCTGAAGAGAAACACCTAAAAGCAGAATGTTGTTCCACAAGTCTGCCCTGATTATAATCCACACAGCTATCCTTTAGTGATGAATCCAGAACACACTGTCTAGGTATGATTTCTATGTGtctttggcttttgttttctccatttgttCAAACACTCACAGGCAGAAATACCTTGCATGAGAAAACCTCTTTTAATCTGTCTGCTTGGTGCTGACTGTGGCCCGTACAAACCTTTCAGGATGAACTTACTTTATCCCTCAAGAGCTTGCAAGATAAAGTGAACTGCCTCAAAAGAATTCAGAGGGACTCGGAAGACATGTTAAAATATATCAAGGTAGGTTGCAGTAAGATGACAACTCTTACACAGTAATGTATGAGTAAAACGTCAGAATTTGAAACAATCTTCCTCAGAGTCAGGCCCTGGAGACAAAGCGATTCATCAAGAGTCAGTTTGAGCAGCTCCATCAGGTCCTCTACCAAGAAGAGACAGCCAGGTTAGCAGCTGtgataaaagaagaagaggaaaagattGCAGGGATGAAGGACAAGGTCAAAGAACATTCTGCAGAGGTGATGTCCCTCACAGAGACCATTTCCATCATACAGGAGCAGCTGAAAGAAGATAATATGGTTTTGTTGAAGGTCAacccaaaatattttattacagctttTGAATCAGTGTGTCTAAAAACGCATCATTTTaacactgttttttattttgcagaattTTAAAGCCACTCAGGACAGGTaaaacaacataataataatttcccCTCTTTCttgctttcatgtgttttgatCTCAGTGAAGATATTTGCTGTTTCACAGATGCAACAGCATGGTGATTGGTTCAGATGACATGTCTGGGTTATTGATTGATGTGACCAAGCATCGCTGCAACCTTAAGTATTTTGTTTGGGAAAAAATGCTGGACCATATTGACTTCAGTGAGAGCAtttgaatgttattttttatcagCTTTAAAGTGTGAATGAGTAGGATTGTACAACTTTCAAACCTTGGTTTAAATCCGTCTTTCTGGCTTCTCCTGTCCTTTAGCTCCAGTGACTTTAGACCCAAACACAGCCCACCCCTGCCTCATCCTGTCGGACGATCTTACTTCCCTCAGCTACTCTAAGCAGCCCAGCTATTGCCCTGACAACCCAGAGCGCTTCCACATAAGTGCCGAAGTGGTAGCCATGACCACAATTGGCTCGGGAAGTCACCACTGGGTCgtggaaacaggaagtaatCAGGACTGGCTCCTGGGTGTGGCCTCTTTGTCTGCACCTAGGAACACTGAGATTTCagctcggcctgaaaatggctTCTGGACTTTGTGTTTCCGAGATGGAGAGTTCAGGGTGATGACCTCCCCACCTACCCCACTGACACTTTCAAGAACACCCAAACGAGTCAAAGTGCAACTGGATTACAACAAAGGGACAGTTTCTTTCTCTGATCCTGCTGACAGTACactcatttatacatttaaagacACATTCAAAGAAACTTTACTTCCATATTTTTACACACAGAGCAGTAATCCATTAAGAATAATTCCAGAGAAGGTACTTGTAACAATGTTGCGTCTCTAATcagattaattatttattttattagatatgtaaaatatgtacagattttgtcctgttttgtcTGTCAAAGCTTTTCATTAAGCTGCTGCATATCTTCTTTTTAGTAGGATGGCTTCTAAATTGATAATAAACCTGTCCAAAATACATTACTCCATGTTGTCGAAAAGTTATGTTTGTAGTTTAAGATATTGTtaacaagttttattttggcCCTAACTGGTGTCTGTAAGGTGTCTGTTCTCGTTAGAAAACATTGTAAGACTGATCATTGTGAACTTATGTGTAGTGACATGGTGACTTTGAATTAAATTCCAGCTTCATGAAGTGAGTTTTAATTCATCACGTGGCTGTTCAAGTCACAGGCCAAGAGGCTTTGAAGTGATTTACCTGTCATTGACCTATTTTGTTCACATGATGGCGCCAAAGTCAACCGCATATTTGGCAGATTTCATTACAAGGAGGACTGCAGCTTTTCAGAACAGTTTCAGCTTGTTGAATCATAAAATCCAAAATTGGATTAGATCTCATAAATCTTTTCCATATTGGGAAATATTTGAAGATAGAAAACAGTTTAAAGTACCACtcttgatttattcatttaagcCACATTTTGAGATTAAtcaaaataaagacacataaaatcataaaaatttaataaaaaaaaatataaatgtacctATGTTTGCAAAATTCTGGTTCTACTGTTGAAGCTTATTTAGATATCACCCTTACATTCAGTGCACAATTTTCTTAAAACTAAGCAAGTGTGCTCTGtgcaggtgtttttttgtttttattttctgcagaagCATGGGTGCAGCAATTTTTAATACACATGTCACTGAGGAAAGGCACCTTC includes these proteins:
- the LOC137099411 gene encoding zinc-binding protein A33, with translation MSLPEDDLTCPVCCDIFTDPVLLSCTHSFCRSCLKRCWDTGLRDCPVCRKRASKSSPLSNLALKNLCEALLQVRRQSSVVAEERMNCDLHGEKLKLFCQVDKQPICVVCQCSKLHKTHACSEIEEAALDCKDELTLSLKSLQDKVNCLKRIQRDSEDMLKYIKSQALETKRFIKSQFEQLHQVLYQEETARLAAVIKEEEEKIAGMKDKVKEHSAEVMSLTETISIIQEQLKEDNMVLLKNFKATQDRCNSMVIGSDDMSGLLIDVTKHRCNLKYFVWEKMLDHIDFTPVTLDPNTAHPCLILSDDLTSLSYSKQPSYCPDNPERFHISAEVVAMTTIGSGSHHWVVETGSNQDWLLGVASLSAPRNTEISARPENGFWTLCFRDGEFRVMTSPPTPLTLSRTPKRVKVQLDYNKGTVSFSDPADSTLIYTFKDTFKETLLPYFYTQSSNPLRIIPEKVLVTMLRL